GTTTTTTCAAATAGAGTTTTCCCGTTTCACGGTGAGCTTGCGCATTGTCAGGCTGGATCCGGAGCGCTTTTGTATACCATGTGATGGCAGCTTCAAGGTCATCCAGGTCCATATATACGTTTCCAAGATTGTAATAGGCCTGTAAATAATCCGTGTTGCAGCCGATTGCGCTGAAGAACATGGCCATGGCTTTTTCTGGTTGACGCATTCGTTGATATGCCAGGCCGAGGTTATTCATAGAAAAATAATCGAATGGATTTTGCAGAAGAGCGAGGGGCAGTGTCCTGATCGCATCTTCGTATTTTTCGGCTTCAAGATAAAGTAATCCCAAGGTGGCTAATGCGGGGCCATTCTCCGGATCCAACGCCAATAAATCCAGGTAAAGGTTCTCAGCCTTTGCGTATGATTTTCTATGATGCAGTGAAACAGCAGAGTTATATAAGCATAGGTGCGGCTCATGAGTGTAGGGGGCCTTTTTACGTTCTGCCCATCGGGATAAGTCATTGGCGATCGCCCTGAGAGGCACATCCCAATTACCTGGCTCTGTTTGCCGAAAAAGCTGCATGGAAGAATACCAGGGCGTTTTGATATCGAAAAGGAACCAGCGCCAGTCGGGAATAAAAGGCAAAAGCACCCAGACTGGTTTTCCCATGGCTCCAGATAGATGGGCTGCAGCTGTATCGATAGAGATGACCAAGTCAAGATTGGCAATAACCGCTGCCGTGTCGGAAAAATCCCTCAACTCAGGGCCCAATTGGATTACCCATTCAGCGCTATTGTTTTGTTCCCGGCAGACATGTTTTTGCAATCCATACCATTGTATGCCTGGTATTTCGGACAGGATTTTGAATTTATTGAGACTGCAATGTCGTGACGGATCAGCAGCCGAGCCCTGCCAAACCAAACCGATTTTTAATCCGGCACCCGATAATCGATCTGACCAATATGCAGTCTTTTTACGATCTGCGAAAAGATAGGGAGCGTTGGATGGTATTGTTTCGCGCGTGATGCCAAGTTTCCCTGGCAGGCTGAGCAAGGGGATACAATAATCACAACGAGCGCTTGGGGGGGTATCCAAGTTTCGTAGGATGACTTCGTCAATATAAGGTAACGACCTGAATAGATTGAACAGCGCAGGTCTTGTTTCAAACACGACGTGTGCGCCTTTTGATTTCAGCACCAACAAAAACCGACTGAACATTAAGACGTCGCCAAATCCCTGTTCATCATAAACCAGGATTGTCTTCCCATTCAGCGACTGACCTTCCCAGAGTGGCAGATCATATCGGTTCGGGTAACCGTTATTTTCGCCGAAAAAACGCAGGCGCCATTCATATTCCTTCCAGCCTTCGTGAAAATCCTGCAACAGCAAAAGCACCAAACTTAAATTGAAGTGTGCCTCGATGAATTCCGGCTGTAATCGAATGGCTTCGCGATAATGTCGGGCTGCCTCCTCGAAATGGTGTGTCAGGCGCGCCAAGTTGCCGAGATTGCATTGGGTGCGTGCACAATAAGGGGCGATTCGAACTGCCTCCATAAGCACACTTCTCGCCTCTTCGGTCCGATTCATTTTTGATAGACAAATTGCCAACAGGTTGAAAGCCGGAACATAATTCGAATCGATTTTAATAGCAGTGCGCAAATGGCGTTCGGCGCCATAGAAATCATGTGTAGAAAGGAGGATCTCACCCCAGCTGAAATGGGCTTTAGCATGATTCGGATTAATCCCTAAAACGATTTTGAAACATCGGACGGCAGCGCCGAAATTCCCATCATTTTTGTGGACCAATCCTTCGTTGTAGAGCGCTGGCACCATGGCGGGTTCGATAGCCAATGCCCTTCTGAACGACAGCAGGGCGGAATCGTATCGACCGCAAGCCATCCAGGCCAGACCGATCTCATTATGAAAGTCAGGTTGACCTGATGGAACCGATAATGCTTGGGATAAATGCTTTAATGCTTCCGGGTATTGCCGCTGAGCCAAGGTAATCAAGTCGTGGAGATGTAATGTATCCGTTTGGTGAGAAACATTATCCATAGTATTTAGACCTATCGAGTAGTCTCGATGGGCCCGATCGGGTTGAACCGCATTGGAGATATTCGTTGAAGAATGGTTGCGAAAATCTGATGTCAAACGACTATTCATTTGGTTGATTAATTTTTGGAATGTATATTTAAGTTAAGAGATCGCTCAAGATCGTCCATGTTCGATCCGTAGGTTGAATTTTACTGGCTTCGATGGCTATCTTGGTTTGTAAATCCGCGTGTAAATGATCTTGGAGAAAATGCTTTTTTGCTTCTTAGTTGGTCATGGTTCTGTTCTCTTTAAGTGCCTTAGCTCCTGCTCCATGGATGCAGTGACCGATGCCCAGTCCTTAGGGCGCGGCTGGCGAAATAGCGTAATGGTTGGATACCAGTGCGTGTGTTTACCTTCCATGCCCCAGCGCCAATCCGGAATATAAGGAATCATAATCCAAGCCGGCTTTCCCATAGCGCCCGCCAGGTGCGCTACCGAAGTGTCTACGGTGATGAGCAGATCGAGTTGAGCCAGAACTGCCGCAGTATCGGAAAAGTCTTCCAGTCGGGTTCCCAACCTTGTAATGTTGGAGTATGGATAAGCATCCAGTTGGCGCTCGGCAGCCCCCTTCTGAAGGGCGATAAATTGGATCGCTTTATGTTTTAACAGTGGTGACAGCGCTTCAAAGCCACATGACCTGATGGCATCGTTGCCATGTTCGGGCCGGCCGGCCCATACCAGCCCGATTTTCAATGGGCCAGGTGGCAATAAGCTTTTCCATTGGGCGGTTTTATTTTCAGAAGCCCTGATATAGGGTGCCCATTCTCCCATTTGCTGCGGCTTTAATTTCATCAGCCATGGAATACTCATCAGGGGGATGTAGTGATCGAATGACACTTTAGATGGACCATTTGATGTGCGCTCGACAATTTGGTCGATACCCAGGGTGTTTTCAAGCAATGGAATGATCTCGGGCCTTGTTTCAAACACCAGACGGCCGCACATTGATTTAGCCCAGGGAAGATATCGGACGAACTGAAAGGTGTCTCCCAGGCCCTGTTCGTCATGCACGAAAAGCGTCTGATTAGGGATCGTCCTGCCATCCCAGCGTCGGCCATGGATACGATGGGGGTAGATGGTGCGCCAGTGACTGAGGTTGAATCGGTGCTCGAAATCCTGCCAGCCCGACTGCCAGTTACCCTTCAACAAATTTAGCAAGGCGCGATTCCAACGGGCAACCGCGAGTTTGGGTTCGATTTGGAGCGCACGATTAAAATATTTCCCAGCGCGATCGAAATCTCCTATGTTTTTACAGGTTAGAGCCAAATTGTTCCAGGCCTCTGCGTAGTCAGGACGCAATTGGATGGCTTTGGAAAAATGAAGAATCGCGGCATCATGCCTCTCCATCAATCGATATACGCTGCCCAGATTATAATGACCTTCCGCGAGTTTCGGATCGAGTGCCAAAACCTGTTCAAAAGCCGTAATTGCTTCCGTATAACGCTTTGAATTTTTGAGCATGTTTCCCATGTTATTATGTGCGGGCAGCATACCTGGATCTAATGCGATTGCTTTTTGGTATTTCTCAATTGCCGCTGTGGTTTTGGCTTTTCGGGAATCCAATTCTGCCAGGTTAAACCAGGCCTCGGCCAAATCCGGAGAGAGTCGCGCAGCTTGTTCGAAGCATGAGCGGGCTTTTTCGAATTCCCCCTTGGCAAGGTAGGCCTTGCCGAGGTTGTTTTCTAGTTCCGCCCATCTCGGATTAATGACTTTGGCATGTTGCAGCCATTGTATCGCGTTTTCATTTTCCCCTTTGATTAAAAGCAGACTGCCCAGGCAAAATGCGCCTTTGGCGTGATCAGGATCGGCGGCCAGGAGTTGTCGGTAGTACTTTACGGCACCATCGAAATTTGATTGTGATTTCAAGCATTGGGCCATATTAAATAGCGCATCCGGCCAAGCGGGGCGCTCAATCAGAGCCTTTTGGTATAAGTTGGCTGCTTCAGCAAGACGTCCTTTCCGGTGGAGAGCCACCGCAAGGTTATATAAATTCTGTTCCGGCATTGTGGGAATAGTCCTTGGAAAGACATAGGGGATAGAAACTTTCGAGTCCATTTAAAAATTCGCGATCGTCGAAGGTTTGAGGGATACTTGCAATGCATAGTTTGCAATTTGCTTCGACGTAATCGAGATTCTGTTTCAATGGCTTTAAGTGCTTTTTAGTTGGCTTCATATGCTTTGTAAATCTTTCACCAAAGAATAAATCGGTTAAAACCGATGTCCTGATGCCAAGGGTGGGATGCCAGAAAACATTTATCACCTGCTCCAGTCCAGTGCATGAATCACAGCAAAATCAATGCCATGCCAAATTGGATCGTGAGTATTTTAACGCTTTCTATTTTAAGGAAATTACATGCGAAAAGGGGAGCAACTAATATTTCAGCGCCAATTCATCGCCGTTCTAGTAAGTTGTCGTGTCAATTTGATGGCTATACGTCAGGGGAGAGGGAATAGATGAGCGCCGCCCGCCAAAAGAGGAGTCGAGCGGCGCTGGTAATGAAAGAGTTATATGTCAGAGGCTGAGCCGCGGAGGCCGGCGGCGATGTTCTGGTTGATCCTGATCAAGACATTCAATTTATGCGATTCGGGAAAGGCCATTGTGTCGAAAATGCGCTGATCGATAAATCGGCTTAGATGAATAATATTCTGCTTGATATCATTCGGTAAGGGATTCTCTGGCCGGGATACCTCGACCTGAAAAAAGGTCCATATTCTTTGATTGTATCTCAACGCCGCATCCAGGCGTTCATTGCGATCCGGGGCACTCCAATTCTTCTGGCAATCCACTAACTTCAGTGCGCCCTGAGTCAAGACGCGGGCCTCGGTTTCCCTTCCGGACATGGACTGCTTATCAACTGACTGATAAGAATTAACTGCATTTTGTAACACGATCCAATACCTCCTGTTCAAAATCAATCAAATGTTGGGTTGATTTGAGCGCCTGATAATAGTTCCCTTTGAAGATCATTTCGTTGATGTTGTCGACCAACTCTATCGAACTGGGGGCGGCTTGCACAAATTCCCGGATCAATCTCCAGTAAGCTTCTTGATACTTTGTGAAATTTGGAGAGTCGACATACATCAATTGAATCGCCAAATAGATTCTCCGCGCCGGCGTAACGGCATCATCAGGAGAAAGAATATTGTTCTGACGCAAAATAGGAACGTTGTTCTCAATGACAAATTCTGATTTGTTGGCACCATTGGAAATAACGGCACCACCGATAATCATTTTTTCATTGGGCTTGAGTGTGATTTTCAGTGCCATTTTTTAATGCCGTGTGTCAGCAGGTAATCTTTTTCAACTGTTAATCGGGCTTGTACTTATATCGACCAAATGTCGGATAACTTGAACAGCATTTTTTATGCCATCAACTGGAAAAGGTGCCCTTTTGGCTCTTGGAGGAAATTGGTGATTGTTCTTTATTTCTTGAATTTGCGAAGTTTTTTAACTGTAGGTGTGCAGGGAAGAATAGTTTCTCAACACTCTTTTGTTCAAATATATACATGGTAAAGGAGCGTTGCTCCTTTACCATGTTTTGATTGCACCTAATTGGAATGATCTATCCTAAAGAATAAAATCTTAGAATAGTCTCAATACCGATTGTGCGGCCTGGGATGCCAGACTCAATGAGGTGGTACCCAATGACTGACGCGTCTGCAGCATCAGCATATTGGCGCCTTCCTCGTTCATGTCAGCATTGGTCAGGTTGCCGGCACCGTCTTTCAGGGTGTTGATCATGTTGTTGGTGAAGTCCTGACGAATGGTGATGGTGCTCAGGTTGGTAGACAGTTTTTGGGCCTCCGACCGTAGCGAGGTGGTAGCATTGTCCAGGTTCGTGATAGCCGAGTTGATCGTTTCCAGGTCTGCCATCCCGCCAGTGCCGACCCAAGCATCTGTAGCTATGGAGATAAGGCTCAGGGTAGCGCCGGTGGAACTGGCATCAAAGCCGGTCATGGTCAAGCTGGAGTCGCCCTTTTCATCGAATTTAACCGTGTGAGTGACAAGAGTGCCATCAAGCAGGTTCACGCCCTTGTAGCCGGAGTCCTCTGCCAGGAGATCGATCTGGCAAAGCACCTGCATGTATTGGTTCTCCAATGTGTTCAAGGAGGCGGTATCCGTCGCGGAAAGGGCAGACTGTGCCAAAGACTTGGCGGAGGCGATCAGAGAGGTGATGGCTTCCACGCCGTCGTTGGCAGAAGCAATCAACTGGATCGATTCGGCCATTTCGTCTTTGCGCACGGCAAGGTCGTCGGCGCGTTGGGTGTGCTCCAGGGCGGTAAAGTAGTTGACCGGGTCGTCGACCGCCTTCTGTACACGCTGTCCAGTAGCCAGACGGGTTTGGGTGGTTTCCAGCATGTTCTGGGTTTTCTGCAGGCTGAACAGGTTTTTTCTCATGCCGGAGGTAAGGGTAATTGGATTAGCCATGGTGTTTCTCCTTTTCTAGGATGTGTTGTCGGCCTTCTGGCCTATTAAGTGAAATTAGTTATGCCAATCGAATCTTTGCTCAAATCAGGTGGCGCATGCTCTCAACTGCCGCGTCGCCTCCTTTCCCGCTCGGATTGCGCCTGACAGCATAGATATCGGCCGTCGCCAGTGGGACTTGAGTACTATTTTCACTTGAGTTGAAATTATCTGGGGTTTGTGGTTTTGAGGAGACTAAAATATGCAATATGCATATTGCAAAATTAATTGCCGTTAAGTGTCACGATTCATTTTGATAGTTCGGATGGAGCAGGCCAATATTTTGATCATTTCTCCATTAACGAACTATAAAAATATATATTTCAAATAAATAAACATAATTTTAATCGTATTATGTCAACATGGATAGTATGATTTTAAAGGGTGGAGCGCACATGGCCTAACGGGAGAATCATCTGATTTGACCGTTTTGAATTTGCAATATGCAAAACGTTTTTGGAGGGCTCCTCTCTCTTTGACTAGGAATATCAATTCGCTCGAACTGTTCTACGCATTTTTTTTCATGTCCGAAGTCTTGTTGTCATTAGAAAAATTGAATATCTAAAAAGGTGTAACCAAACCCTAATAGAATAGGCAGAGTTTGATGGCATATGCCTTGCTAAGCCTAAGCCCGTTATCCCATCCAGCATCCATAAAACCCGAACCAGATGGAGGGCGAGCGTGCAAAACGGGGCAGTTTGTCCAAATGCCGGCGCAGAGACCGGCAAATGCCATTGCGATGATTTGGCTCATGGCGGACCTGCGGAGCGAATCAGTTTTCACGGCGTTGTTGGGAAAAGCCGGTCCATGCAGAACGTGTTCAAACTGATCGAACGAGTGGCCGATAGCGACAGCACCATCTTGATCAATGGTGAAACCGGTACCGGCAAGGGGTTGGTGGCCAAGGCCATTCACGCCAGCTCCTATCGAAAAGACAAACCGTTTGTCGCCATCAACTGCGGCGCCATACCGGAAAACCTGCTGGAAAGCGAACTGTTCGGGCACGTGAAAGGGGCCTTCACCGGCGCCACTTCCGCCAAGGTCGGGAAATTTGAAGTGGCCAACGGCGGCACCATCTTTCTGGACGAGATCGGGGACATGAGTCCCGATCTGCAGGTCAAGGTGCTCAAGGTTCTTGAAGAGCGTGAATTCGAACCGGTCGGCGGGTGCAAGACGGTGAAGGTGGACGTGCGCATCATCGCCGCCACCCATCGCGACCTGGAAGAGGCGGTTCAAAAGAACAATTTCCGCGAAGATCTGTTTTACCGATTGTATGTCATCCCCATCCAGCTGCCCTCCCTGAAAGATCGCCAGATGGATATCCCCCTGCTGACCAATTTTTTCATGAGCAAGCTCAACCGCGAAAAGAGAACGCAGGTAGAGAACATCACGCCGCGCGCCATGGAAGCGCTCATGCGACATGCCTGGCCGGGCAATGTTCGGGAATTGGCCAACATGCTCGAACGCCTGGTTGTGTTGAAGGGCGAGGGCACTCTGGACGTTGAAGACCTGCCCACAAAAATCAAGCCATCAGGAGAGTTCCAGCCGATCCCGGCAATGGACATGGCGATGCCGGACCTATGCCGGGAAGGGATTTGTCTGAACACTGCGGTCAGTGAATTCGAAAAAAACCTGATTTATCAATCGCTGGAGCAGACCGACTGGGTGAAGAACAAGGCGGCCAAACTCCTGCAGGTCAAGCGAACCACCCTGGTCGAGAAGATAAAGCGCTACGACTTGCAAAAGTGCGCTTAAGCCGGATCGAACCGGATCGAACTGACGCATCGACAACGAAAGGCGGGCCGCATTTAGCATGGAAAAGGCAGACCCTCGTAAGGGCTCGGTTGGGCCGTGTGTGTTTCGCACCTTATCAACTCCAACTCGAGAGGCTTCGTTTGACAGTGCTGCTACCGGAGATGGGGACGGATCCGTTTGCTTCAGGCCCTCCTGTTGGTCTGACAGCCGCAATGAGGGTAAAGCCGACCCACTCAATGGAAAAGACCTGGCGGTGCACCTCGAGGAGGTGCAGCAGCTGGCATTCCAACGCGGCTTGGGCAGCGGCCGGGAAGAAGCCTGCCGCATGGCCCAGGCTTCTGTTTTGCCACACCTCAAATCCCTGATCCAGAGCTTGAGCGGCTTAATCCACCAGATCAAAAACGCAGAATCTCGTACCAGCGCCAACGCGGTCTCTCTGGCGGCCGACATTGTTGAACGAGTGATCGGGGTCTCATCCGGTTCGTATGATTTCCAGGGATTGAAAAACGATTTAGGTCAAGCCGTAGTGAAAGCCAATCAGTTTCGAATTCGATTGAACCAGGAGGATTGGACCTACCTGAAAGAGTTGTTGGAAAACGAACGACTTGCCTGGCCCGAGCATCCCTGTGTCGTTTTTCAGGCAGATGCCGAGATCGAAAAAGGGGATTTTCGGATTCAGGACACGGGCGACGAGCGCGAAACAATCGATAGGCATGTCGCCCGGCACTTCGCTACTTCACAGCGTCCAAACACCAGTCCAGCATGACCCAAGCACTTCACCGACCCATCAGCACCAACCTGTGTTGCGTCAACAAAGTGACAACCTTACAAGCCACCTCACTTGTTAAAGGTCGACATTCTTCGATTTTGACCCATTCTTTATCCCGTTTTGCAGCTGGCATGTTTATTGCCAAAATCCATTAATCGTCGAATCAGAAAATTATTGACGGCTATGTAAAAAGTCGGGAATTCGCTCTTCCCGTCATCCCGGCGGAAGCCGGGATCCATTATTTTCAATAGGTTCTGGATGCCGGCGTTCGCCGGCATGACGCCTCTGCGACTTTTTACGGTTTTATCATTATTGACGCCTTAAAATGGATGGCTACGTCAAAAGCTGTTGTCGGCCTTCTTGCCGTGTCGTCAAAATGGGTTTGAATCAAATTGATATCAGCCAACGATCATGAATGAAACTTGCGGCAATTTGATTGCCAGCACAGAAGGCATGCGGCGCCTGCTCGAAATGGCCAACCGTATTGCCCCCTCGTCCGCGACCGTATTGATCCAGGGCGAGAGCGGAACCGGTAAAGAGATACTGGCCCGGTATGTCCATGCCCGCAGCGGACGGGGCGATCAACCCTTCGTGGCCATGAATTGCGCCGCATTGCCCGAGAACCTGGCCGAGAGCGAGCTGTTTGGATATGAAAAAGGGGCCTTTACCGGTGCCGTATCCCAACGCTGCGGGCGCTTCGAGCGGGCCAACGGGGGGACGCTTTTGCTCGACGAGATCAGCGAGATGCCGCTGCCGCTGCAGGCCAAGCTGTTGCGCGTGCTGCAGGAAAAAGAGGTGGAGCGGATCGGCGGCAGTGGCGTGATCTCTGTCGACGTGCGCGTGATTGCCACCACCAACCGTGATCTTGCCGAAATGGTCAGGGAAGGGGCGTTCCGCAAGGACCTGTTTTACCGGCTCAGAATCGTTCCATTGACCCTTCCGCCGCTGCGGGAACGGCGCGACGATATCCCGCTGCTCATCGATCATTTCATTCAAAAATTTCAATCCGGCCGTTCAGGGGATATACCGAGATTCATCGACTCAGCGATGGAGACCCTGTTGAAGTGGCCCTGGCCGGGCAATGTCCGCGAGTTGGAAAACACCGTGGAGCGGGCGTTGCTGCTTCGCGGCGGTGATGTCATGGGGCCGGAATTGTTGTTGCTTGATACGGATATGACGGACGGCCCGAGCGAATCGACGGCTCTTCTGGTCGGCATGACCGTCAGGGAACTCGAAGAGCGGCTCATCTGCCAAACGTTGAAGCACGTCAACCAAAACCGCACCCATGCGGCTGAAATGCTCGGCATCAGCATCCGCACCCTGCGCAACAAGCTCAGGGAGTACCAGACAGAAGGCGAAGCCATGGCGCAAGACGGCAGACCTTGACCGCAGGTAGGCAAGCTTTGCCGCACCTGTCGGCTGAATGACACCGGCAGTCCTGTCGACGAATCTCTTCAAAGTTAAAATAGTCATAACAAATCAATCAGATAAGCCCATGCGGGAAGATGCCTTTGCGATTGGTACATAAATTGCTCAAGCTTGAAAAACGATTGGAGGCACATCAAATATGGACACCCATACGCTTTTCGACAAGACCATTGACCTGGCTCAGCGAGCGCTCGACTTACGTTCCCGGCGTCATGAAGTGCTCCTTTCAAACATCGCCAACGCCGACACACCAGGCTACAAGGCGTTTGACCTGATGGTGGAAGAGGCGCTCTCCAGACAAACGCCCAAACAGGGGCAGCTTCAGATGCGTCGAACAGATGAAGGCCATCTTCCGGCCGGCGGTCCTGACTCGTCAACAGCGGTTCCCCGCAAAGTGGCGCTTACTCCCCAAGTGACCTTGAGGGGCGATGGCAATACCGTGGACATGGATCGCGAGATGTCGGCCCTTGCGGCCAATCAACTCCAATACCGGATGTCCACGCAGTTGATCGCAAAGAAATTCCAGTCGCTACACAATATCATCAAGGGGGATAGGCAGTAGATATGAGTTTTCTGGATGCCCTTCAAACCAGTGCCAGCGGCCTTAGCGCCCAGCGCCTGCGAATGAATCTCATCTCCAGCAACCTGGCCAATGTCAATACCACGCGCACCGAAGACGGTGGTCCTTATCGAAGAAAAGACGCCGTTTTTCGGGCCACAGAATCGCAGGCCCCGTTCGGGGATCAATTGAACCGCAAGTTGACAGGAAATCGGCTGGAACAGGCCAATGTCGGTGTGGAGGTGACAGAGATCAGGGATGACTATCGCCCGCCGATCCTCAAGTTCGACCCCAATCATCCGGACGCCGATGAGCAGGGCTATATATCCTTGCCCAATATCAATGTGGTCGAGGAGATGGTGAATATGATTTCGGCCACCCGCAGTTATGAGGCCAACGTGACGGCGATTAAAGCCTCCAAGGACATGGCTTCGGACGCCATGGATATAGGAAGGTAATCGATGAGCTTGATAAATTCCATACATACCAGCGTACTGCCGCCATCCCAAAACGGCATCGCATCGGCGGCCCTGGAGAAGAATGATTCAAAGGCGACCTTCGGTCAATGGCTCGAGCAATCCCTTGGCGAAGTGAACCAACTCCAACAGGCATCCAACGATGCCATGCAAAAACTGGTCGCCGGCGAGACTCAGGATATCCACGGCACGATGATCGCCATGCAGAAATCGAGTATCGCCATGGAGTTGACCGTTGAAGTGCGCAACAAGATCATCAGCGCTTATGAAGAGATCAAGCGCATGCAATTCTAAATTGTACATGGTCTTCCAGCCGAAAAACGGCCGGAAAAAAATCCCCGATGGCGGATCGCTAACTGAACGCATCAACGCTACGACAAACGAGACGGTACCATGCCCAACTCCATTGCTGAAATTCTCAAGCAGTTAAGAGCCATCCTGCAAACCATGTCCGCCGGTAAGATGATGGCCCTGTTTCTTCTCGTCGCCACCACCATCGCCGGCCTGGTGGTCCTGATCAGTTGGTCGGGACGCCCGGATTATGTTCCCCTCTACAGCCATATGTCGCCCGAAGATGCCGGCGAAGTCGTTTCCCTCCTGCGGGAAAAGAAGATCGCATATCAACTGTCCCATGACGGCGGCACGATTCAAGTGCCCCGCGAAAATATCTATGATTTGCGTCTTGACCTGGCCTCCCAGGGGCT
This Desulfatitalea tepidiphila DNA region includes the following protein-coding sequences:
- a CDS encoding flagellin N-terminal helical domain-containing protein is translated as MANPITLTSGMRKNLFSLQKTQNMLETTQTRLATGQRVQKAVDDPVNYFTALEHTQRADDLAVRKDEMAESIQLIASANDGVEAITSLIASAKSLAQSALSATDTASLNTLENQYMQVLCQIDLLAEDSGYKGVNLLDGTLVTHTVKFDEKGDSSLTMTGFDASSTGATLSLISIATDAWVGTGGMADLETINSAITNLDNATTSLRSEAQKLSTNLSTITIRQDFTNNMINTLKDGAGNLTNADMNEEGANMLMLQTRQSLGTTSLSLASQAAQSVLRLF
- a CDS encoding flagellar biosynthesis repressor FlbT; translation: MALKITLKPNEKMIIGGAVISNGANKSEFVIENNVPILRQNNILSPDDAVTPARRIYLAIQLMYVDSPNFTKYQEAYWRLIREFVQAAPSSIELVDNINEMIFKGNYYQALKSTQHLIDFEQEVLDRVTKCS
- the flaF gene encoding flagellar biosynthesis regulator FlaF, with the translated sequence MLQNAVNSYQSVDKQSMSGRETEARVLTQGALKLVDCQKNWSAPDRNERLDAALRYNQRIWTFFQVEVSRPENPLPNDIKQNIIHLSRFIDQRIFDTMAFPESHKLNVLIRINQNIAAGLRGSASDI
- a CDS encoding tetratricopeptide repeat protein → MDNVSHQTDTLHLHDLITLAQRQYPEALKHLSQALSVPSGQPDFHNEIGLAWMACGRYDSALLSFRRALAIEPAMVPALYNEGLVHKNDGNFGAAVRCFKIVLGINPNHAKAHFSWGEILLSTHDFYGAERHLRTAIKIDSNYVPAFNLLAICLSKMNRTEEARSVLMEAVRIAPYCARTQCNLGNLARLTHHFEEAARHYREAIRLQPEFIEAHFNLSLVLLLLQDFHEGWKEYEWRLRFFGENNGYPNRYDLPLWEGQSLNGKTILVYDEQGFGDVLMFSRFLLVLKSKGAHVVFETRPALFNLFRSLPYIDEVILRNLDTPPSARCDYCIPLLSLPGKLGITRETIPSNAPYLFADRKKTAYWSDRLSGAGLKIGLVWQGSAADPSRHCSLNKFKILSEIPGIQWYGLQKHVCREQNNSAEWVIQLGPELRDFSDTAAVIANLDLVISIDTAAAHLSGAMGKPVWVLLPFIPDWRWFLFDIKTPWYSSMQLFRQTEPGNWDVPLRAIANDLSRWAERKKAPYTHEPHLCLYNSAVSLHHRKSYAKAENLYLDLLALDPENGPALATLGLLYLEAEKYEDAIRTLPLALLQNPFDYFSMNNLGLAYQRMRQPEKAMAMFFSAIGCNTDYLQAYYNLGNVYMDLDDLEAAITWYTKALRIQPDNAQAHRETGKLYLKKLDLAQARHHFERSLDLAPDDIQSRLSLATTCLMQGDFESGWYHYKWRFKEGRIREQAYPHRFNIPRWHGKPFPGKRLIVHCEQGLGDTIQFSRFLPIVKALGGLVTFQVQPQLMPIFQGFPGVDHLEKLSSESMELAPADFYVPLLDLPSHLNITPSTIPNSIPYLTPRPEKIALWRDRINCEKFKIGLVWSGNPNHINDHNRSCDVLDFQEIINFDGVQCYSLQKELSPRDSEKVGQLEGFIHLGQHFRDFCDTAAAISCLDLVITVDTAVAHLAGAMGKPTWVLLPYLPDWRWMLQRDDSPWYPTVRLFRQPIAGDWQNTIRFVSKAIKKELCGCGK
- a CDS encoding FliH/SctL family protein, whose protein sequence is MEKADPRKGSVGPCVFRTLSTPTREASFDSAATGDGDGSVCFRPSCWSDSRNEGKADPLNGKDLAVHLEEVQQLAFQRGLGSGREEACRMAQASVLPHLKSLIQSLSGLIHQIKNAESRTSANAVSLAADIVERVIGVSSGSYDFQGLKNDLGQAVVKANQFRIRLNQEDWTYLKELLENERLAWPEHPCVVFQADAEIEKGDFRIQDTGDERETIDRHVARHFATSQRPNTSPA
- a CDS encoding sigma-54 interaction domain-containing protein, with amino-acid sequence MQNGAVCPNAGAETGKCHCDDLAHGGPAERISFHGVVGKSRSMQNVFKLIERVADSDSTILINGETGTGKGLVAKAIHASSYRKDKPFVAINCGAIPENLLESELFGHVKGAFTGATSAKVGKFEVANGGTIFLDEIGDMSPDLQVKVLKVLEEREFEPVGGCKTVKVDVRIIAATHRDLEEAVQKNNFREDLFYRLYVIPIQLPSLKDRQMDIPLLTNFFMSKLNREKRTQVENITPRAMEALMRHAWPGNVRELANMLERLVVLKGEGTLDVEDLPTKIKPSGEFQPIPAMDMAMPDLCREGICLNTAVSEFEKNLIYQSLEQTDWVKNKAAKLLQVKRTTLVEKIKRYDLQKCA
- a CDS encoding sigma-54 interaction domain-containing protein, which translates into the protein MNETCGNLIASTEGMRRLLEMANRIAPSSATVLIQGESGTGKEILARYVHARSGRGDQPFVAMNCAALPENLAESELFGYEKGAFTGAVSQRCGRFERANGGTLLLDEISEMPLPLQAKLLRVLQEKEVERIGGSGVISVDVRVIATTNRDLAEMVREGAFRKDLFYRLRIVPLTLPPLRERRDDIPLLIDHFIQKFQSGRSGDIPRFIDSAMETLLKWPWPGNVRELENTVERALLLRGGDVMGPELLLLDTDMTDGPSESTALLVGMTVRELEERLICQTLKHVNQNRTHAAEMLGISIRTLRNKLREYQTEGEAMAQDGRP
- a CDS encoding tetratricopeptide repeat protein is translated as MPEQNLYNLAVALHRKGRLAEAANLYQKALIERPAWPDALFNMAQCLKSQSNFDGAVKYYRQLLAADPDHAKGAFCLGSLLLIKGENENAIQWLQHAKVINPRWAELENNLGKAYLAKGEFEKARSCFEQAARLSPDLAEAWFNLAELDSRKAKTTAAIEKYQKAIALDPGMLPAHNNMGNMLKNSKRYTEAITAFEQVLALDPKLAEGHYNLGSVYRLMERHDAAILHFSKAIQLRPDYAEAWNNLALTCKNIGDFDRAGKYFNRALQIEPKLAVARWNRALLNLLKGNWQSGWQDFEHRFNLSHWRTIYPHRIHGRRWDGRTIPNQTLFVHDEQGLGDTFQFVRYLPWAKSMCGRLVFETRPEIIPLLENTLGIDQIVERTSNGPSKVSFDHYIPLMSIPWLMKLKPQQMGEWAPYIRASENKTAQWKSLLPPGPLKIGLVWAGRPEHGNDAIRSCGFEALSPLLKHKAIQFIALQKGAAERQLDAYPYSNITRLGTRLEDFSDTAAVLAQLDLLITVDTSVAHLAGAMGKPAWIMIPYIPDWRWGMEGKHTHWYPTITLFRQPRPKDWASVTASMEQELRHLKRTEP